The Oncorhynchus nerka isolate Pitt River unplaced genomic scaffold, Oner_Uvic_2.0 unplaced_scaffold_30___fragment_2___debris, whole genome shotgun sequence genome has a segment encoding these proteins:
- the LOC115120914 gene encoding ras-related protein rab7-like isoform X2, whose protein sequence is MASRKKVLLKVIILGDSGVGKTSLMNQYVNKRFSNQYKATIGADFLTKEVMVDDRLVTMQIWDTAGQERFQSLGVAFYRGADCCVLVYDVTAPNTFKTLDSWRDEFLIQASPRDPDNFPFVVLGNKIDLENRQVTTKRAQAWCASKNNIPYFETSAKEAINVDQAFQTIARNALKQESEVETYDFPDQIKLRDDRSSSSSDGCSC, encoded by the exons ATGGCCTCCCGTAAGAAAGTGCTGCTGAAGGTGATCATCCTCGGAGACTCTGG GGTAGGGAAGACATCTCTGATGAACCAGTATGTAAATAAGAGGTTCAGTAACCAATACAAGGCCACTATAGGAGCTGACTTCCTCACCAAGGAGGTGATGGTGGATGACAGGCTGGTCACCATGCAG ATCTGGGACACGGCTGGGCAGGAGCGGTTTCAATCTCTGGGTGTGGCGTTCTACCGTGGGGCTGACTGCTGTGTGCTGGTCTATGATGTCACGGCGCCCAACACCTTTAAGACTCTGGACAGTTGGAGGGATGAGTTCCTGATCCAGGCCAGCCCCAGAGACCCAGATAACTTCCCCTTTGTGGTGCTAGGCAACAAGATTGACCTCGAGAACAGACAG GTGACAACAAAGCGTGCCCAGGCCTGGTGTGCCAGTAAGAACAACATCCCTTACTTTGAGACCAGTGCCAAGGAGGCCATCAACGTAGACCAAGCATTCCAGACCATCGCCCGCAACGCCCTCAAAcag GAGTCTGAGGTGGAGACGTATGACTTTCCAGACCAGATCAAACTGAGAGACGACCGATCCTCCTCCTCCAGCGACGGCTGCTCCTGCTGA
- the LOC115120914 gene encoding ras-related protein Rab-7a-like isoform X1 → MGTLILFIVSMHLVVSDNLKIWAQKNMVFTQLDVTYFERYCASVCLFRSTLTCTCTSASVKKSGPLWHRVGKTSLMNQYVNKRFSNQYKATIGADFLTKEVMVDDRLVTMQIWDTAGQERFQSLGVAFYRGADCCVLVYDVTAPNTFKTLDSWRDEFLIQASPRDPDNFPFVVLGNKIDLENRQVTTKRAQAWCASKNNIPYFETSAKEAINVDQAFQTIARNALKQESEVETYDFPDQIKLRDDRSSSSSDGCSC, encoded by the exons atggggactcTCATTCTATTCATTGTTTCTATGCATTTAGTCGTATCCGATAACTTGAAAATCTGGGCCCAGAAGAACATGGTGTTTACACAACTAGATGTCACTTATTTTGAACGTTACTGCGCAAGTGTGTGTTTGTTCCGTAGCACTCTTACATGTACATGTACATCAGCCTCTGTAAAGAAGTCAGGACCTTTATGGCACAG GGTAGGGAAGACATCTCTGATGAACCAGTATGTAAATAAGAGGTTCAGTAACCAATACAAGGCCACTATAGGAGCTGACTTCCTCACCAAGGAGGTGATGGTGGATGACAGGCTGGTCACCATGCAG ATCTGGGACACGGCTGGGCAGGAGCGGTTTCAATCTCTGGGTGTGGCGTTCTACCGTGGGGCTGACTGCTGTGTGCTGGTCTATGATGTCACGGCGCCCAACACCTTTAAGACTCTGGACAGTTGGAGGGATGAGTTCCTGATCCAGGCCAGCCCCAGAGACCCAGATAACTTCCCCTTTGTGGTGCTAGGCAACAAGATTGACCTCGAGAACAGACAG GTGACAACAAAGCGTGCCCAGGCCTGGTGTGCCAGTAAGAACAACATCCCTTACTTTGAGACCAGTGCCAAGGAGGCCATCAACGTAGACCAAGCATTCCAGACCATCGCCCGCAACGCCCTCAAAcag GAGTCTGAGGTGGAGACGTATGACTTTCCAGACCAGATCAAACTGAGAGACGACCGATCCTCCTCCTCCAGCGACGGCTGCTCCTGCTGA
- the LOC135570487 gene encoding cGMP-dependent protein kinase 1-like produces MVIILFALQLKIEELRQRDTPDELELELDTKDDLIRQLQTELDQHHKAPQYPGTTGSTENTGKRYPYQTSHEVHLENLDSSRGLFDDGTTRFYTGCIVEALSFLHVRGIIYRDLKPENILLDHRGYAKLVDFGFAKKVGLGQKTWTFCGTPEYVAPEIILNKGHDVSVDCWSLGILIYELLSGSPPFSGSDTMKTYNIILRGIDMVEFPKKISKSAANLIKHIHTSIETTNRTAWTRNSYIF; encoded by the exons ATGGTGATTATTCTA TTTGCGCTGCAGCTGAAGATCGAGGAGCTCCGTCAGAGAGACACTCCAGATGAGCTGGAGTTGGAGCTGGACACTAAAGATGACCTCATCAGACAGCTGCAGACTGAATTGGACCAACACCATAAAGCTCCACAATACCCAGGGACCACTGGGAGCACTGAGAACACAGGTAAGAGATATCCGTACCAAACTAGTCAtgaagtgcatttggaaa ATCTGGACTCTTCCAGGGGTTTATTTGATGATGGCACAACAAGATTTTATACAGGCTGTATTGTAGAGGCCTTGTCCTTCCTCCATGTTAGAGGGATCATCTACAGAGACCTCAAACCTGAAAACATCCTACTGGACCACAGAGGATATGCTAAActg GTCGACTTTGGCTTTGCTAAGAAAGTGGGTCTTGGTCAAAAGACGTGGACATTCTGTGGCACTCCAGAGTACGTGGCCCCAGAAATCATTCTGAACAAGGGACATGATGTTTCGGTTGACTGCTGGTCCCTGGGGATACTCATCTACGAACTGCTCAGCGGCAG tcCTCCGTTCTCCGGTTCTGATACTATGAAGACCTATAACATCATCCTGAGAGGAATCGACATGGTGGAGTTCCCCAAGAAGATCTCCAAGAGTGCTGCCAACCtcatcaaacacatacacacgagCATAGAGACTACCAATAGGACTGCATGGACTAGAAATAGCTATATTTTCTGA